The Methanocella arvoryzae MRE50 genome includes a region encoding these proteins:
- a CDS encoding class I SAM-dependent methyltransferase — MQSPLYWSGSLYSAGITMMHGRTLHKRYSYIARHAGDSVIDVGCGTGKLFEYLPPDSTYLGIDLNDNFLRHARKRGRNVMKQDALTFDRFHEFDACVVMDVLHHINPRHEEFVERVLRDVRKRVIICEPFEVPGRNRITKNLVKLIDDDGINSQDESWMDKNTLRRFYDSFDPVSVEEVGQAMIAVYEK; from the coding sequence ATGCAGTCACCTTTATACTGGTCGGGTTCTCTCTACAGCGCCGGCATTACGATGATGCACGGCCGGACGCTTCACAAGCGGTACAGCTACATCGCCCGGCATGCCGGTGACAGCGTGATCGACGTGGGCTGCGGGACAGGCAAGCTTTTCGAATACCTTCCCCCCGACAGTACATATCTCGGGATCGACCTGAACGACAACTTCCTCCGCCACGCCAGAAAGCGGGGCAGAAACGTCATGAAACAGGACGCCCTTACATTCGATCGCTTCCACGAGTTCGACGCCTGCGTGGTCATGGACGTGCTCCACCACATCAACCCCCGCCACGAGGAGTTCGTCGAGCGGGTGCTCAGGGATGTCAGGAAGCGGGTCATCATCTGCGAGCCCTTCGAAGTCCCGGGCAGGAACCGGATCACGAAGAACCTCGTCAAGCTCATCGACGACGACGGCATCAACAGCCAGGACGAATCCTGGATGGATAAGAATACGCTCAGGCGGTTCTACGACAGCTTCGACCCGGTCAGCGTGGAAGAAGTTGGCCAGGCTATGATAGCCGTCTATGAAAAATAG
- a CDS encoding peptidylprolyl isomerase — MKKAVIETDKGKIELVLFEKEAPNTVKNFEKLANSGFYDGLKFHRVIPNFVIQGGCPRGDGTGGPGYTIKCEINIHRHGTGALSMAHAGKDTGGSQFFITHSPQPHLDGVHTVFGQVEKGMDVVKKIRQGDKMNKVTVFEAP, encoded by the coding sequence GTGAAGAAAGCGGTGATAGAGACCGACAAGGGCAAGATCGAGCTGGTCCTGTTCGAGAAAGAAGCCCCCAACACTGTGAAGAACTTCGAGAAGCTGGCGAACTCCGGATTCTACGACGGGCTCAAGTTCCACCGGGTAATCCCCAACTTCGTCATCCAGGGCGGGTGCCCGAGAGGCGATGGCACAGGCGGCCCCGGCTATACGATCAAGTGCGAGATCAACATCCACAGGCACGGCACCGGCGCGCTCTCCATGGCCCACGCGGGCAAGGACACCGGCGGCAGCCAGTTCTTCATCACCCACTCCCCCCAGCCCCACCTGGACGGCGTACACACCGTCTTCGGCCAGGTCGAGAAGGGCATGGACGTGGTCAAGAAGATCCGCCAGGGCGACAAGATGAACAAGGTTACGGTCTTCGAAGCGCCTTAA